Proteins found in one Lachancea thermotolerans CBS 6340 chromosome C complete sequence genomic segment:
- the RRP14 gene encoding ribosome biosynthesis protein RRP14 (similar to uniprot|P36080 Saccharomyces cerevisiae YKL082C RRP14 Required for normal pre-rRNA Processing Protein required for cell viability) encodes MSNSLEERLRINSNAFDGLLSLIPAKYYYDDKTQDQWKAKKKTKAQSKLDKRKKLDPEQQNEESASALEVMEAREKNGKPAVIPGQKPSREQEEASSEEEEEVEEESTSGDEGASETGENAGQVQAEPKGPVNSKIESEQEDGSKGEEDDEDSIDVIFDDEGNKVEAQPESFDKPAAEAASAVEDQPAPPADSKASKKQNLEKLRAKLQEKIQAMKEKRRAPGTQVTGALSSREAILAQRKRKEELKRKRTEQNTPKDEDSSDESNSGSDAEGDSETVSKKRRVDDGIANDLMFQNIVFDDGSRATSDLQRLRKAREKKGPSKNDIKAHLSATEAKRAKLESEDELVQIQQKEKEKWQRAMLQAEGERMRDDEKLLRKALKRKEAKKRKSAVEWRERKEAVATAISDKQKRREENLQIRKENKGKKRNHREKMKRGIKGVAPTKKRAGFEGRLKSGKKK; translated from the coding sequence ATGAGCAACTCCTTGGAAGAGCGTCTGAGGATAAATTCTAATGCATTCGACGGCCTGCTGTCGCTGATACCGGCCAAATACTACTACGACGATAAAACGCAAGACCAATGgaaggccaaaaagaagaccaaAGCACAATCGAAACTGGATAAGCGGAAGAAGTTGGATCCAGAGCAACAAAACGAGGAGTCTGCGTCTGCGTTAGAGGTCATGGAGGCGCGCGAGAAAAATGGGAAGCCGGCTGTTATTCCGGGCCAGAAGCCCTCTcgtgaacaagaagaagcaagcagcgaggaagaggaggaagtGGAGGAGGAGAGCACCAGCGGCGACGAGGGTGCATCAGAGACAGGCGAAAACGCCGGCCAGGTGCAGGCGGAGCCCAAGGGTCCTGTAAATAGCAAAATCGAGAGCGAGCAGGAGGACGGCTCCAAGGGcgaggaagacgatgaagacTCCATAGACGTTATATTCGACGACGAGGGCAACAAGGTGGAGGCCCAGCCAGAATCCTTTGACAAGCCAGCGGCCGAGGCGGCCTCTGCAGTTGAGGACCAACCTGCCCCGCCCGCCGACTCAAAGGCCtccaaaaaacaaaaccttgagaagctgcgcGCGAAGCTGCAAGAGAAGATCCAGGCTATGAAAGAAAAGCGCAGAGCCCCAGGTACACAAGTCACTGGTGCGCTTAGCTCGCGCGAGGCCATCTTGGCTCAACGTAAACggaaagaagaactgaagCGCAAAAGAACCGAACAAAACACTCCAAAGGACGAAGACTCTAGCGACGAATCTAACTCCGGTTCAGACGCCGAAGGCGACTCAGAGACGGTATCTAAAAAGAGACGCGTGGACGACGGGATAGCCAATGACCTCATGTTCCAGAATATTGTATTTGACGACGGATCGCGTGCAACCTCTGATCTTCAGCGCCTAAGGAAGGCCCGCGAAAAGAAAGGTCCTTCCAAAAACGACATCAAAGCTCACCTCAGTGCTACAGAGGCTAAGCGCGCGAAGCTGGAATCAGAGGATGAACTGGTTCAGatacaacaaaaagagaaggagaaaTGGCAGCGTGCCATGCTACAGGCTGAGGGTGAACGCATGCGTGATGACGAGAAGCTGCTACGCAAAGCTCTAAAGCGCAAagaggccaagaagagaaagtcTGCCGTCGAGTGGCGCGAGCGTAAAGAAGCCGTGGCCACTGCCATCTCCGAcaagcaaaagagaagagaagagaaCTTGCAAATTcgcaaagaaaacaagggCAAGAAGAGAAATCACCGCGAAAAAATGAAGCGTGGTATTAAAGGTGTAGCGCCTACCAAGAAGAGGGCTGGTTTCGAGGGTCGGCTGAAAAGCggaaagaagaaataa
- a CDS encoding KLTH0C01254p (conserved hypothetical protein), translating to MTGQTQSDLRPPTDIEIEELKKIYGWKKAFKTWWSRADAKENEKKLLSTLEFFPGGDSIRNCELLDVDIGNKQHIHEFSIQNIESCSRDYCKDLVMVHGYGAALGLFVRNFDGLSRIPGINLHALDMLGCGLSSRPRFPGTGLISSVIKRGRVTKEEVYEAENFFIDSLEKWRQQRKLDKFVLVGHSLGGYLSCCYALKFPERVEKLVLVSPVGVEKSVFDLTKEHTPSHNNASELGPDLSKEVTNSSGRPTTDDPVKTSSSFHVPDEAGNVERVPNMPWIFSSMWTYNISPFGLLRSAGPAGPLLSSRWSFRRFSFAENTEQLLTFHEYCYSIFSGSGSGEYALTRILAPGVLARVPLLSRVPENLKCDSFWMYGSHDWMSKEAGSVIVRQINKTKGSVKADYSVVSDAGHHLYLDNPEEFNQKLAKFLKVDL from the coding sequence ATGACTGGCCAAACGCAGTCTGATCTGCGTCCACCAACCGACATTGAGatagaagagctgaagaagatttaCGGTTGGAAGAAGGCATTCAAGACTTGGTGGAGTCGGGCAGATGCCAAGGAAAATGAGAAGAAACTTTTATCAACACTAGAGTTCTTTCCAGGCGGCGACTCTATTCGCAATTGCGAGTTGTTAGATGTTGATATTGGCAACAAACAGCACATTCATGAATTTTCGATCCAAAATATTGAGTCGTGCTCTCGCGACTATTGTAAGGACTTGGTGATGGTGCATGGGTATGGAGCGGCTCTCGGACTTTTTGTGAGAAATTTCGATGGTTTAAGTCGCATCCCAGGTATTAATCTACATGCTCTAGATATGTTAGGTTGTGGACTTTCGTCGAGGCCAAGGTTCCCTGGAACAGGATTAATCTCAAGTGTTATCAAGAGAGGCCGCGTTACTAAGGAAGAAGTCTACGAAGCGGagaatttcttcattgatTCGCTTGAGAAAtggcggcagcagcgaaaGCTTGACAAGTTTGTACTAGTTGGGCACTCGCTGGGCGGGTACTTAAGTTGCTGTTACGCTCTCAAGTTCCCTGAACGTGTGGAGAAATTGGTTCTTGTAAGCCCTGTAGGAGTTGAAAAGTCTGTATTCGACCTCACAAAAGAACACACTCCATCGCATAACAACGCCAGCGAGCTCGGACCGGACCTGTCCAAGGAGGTGACCAACAGTTCGGGGAGACCTACCACCGATGACCCCGTCAAGACATCGTCATCTTTTCACGTTCCTGACGAAGCCGGAAACGTTGAACGCGTACCAAATATGCCCTGGATATTTTCTTCTATGTGGACCTACAATATCTCGCCATTTGGCTTGTTGAGGAGCGCAGGGCCAGCAGGACCACTACTTTCTTCGAGATGGTCTTTCCGCAGGTTCTCCTTTGCAGAAAATACGGAGCAACTCCTCACGTTCCATGAGTATTGTTACAGCATATTCAGTGGTTCTGGAAGTGGCGAATACGCATTGACTCGGATCTTGGCGCCTGGCGTGTTGGCAAGAGTGCCTCTTCTAAGTCGTGTACCAGAGAATCTCAAATGTGACTCGTTTTGGATGTACGGAAGCCATGATTGGATGAGCAAAGAAGCAGGGAGTGTTATAGTCAGAcaaatcaacaaaaccaaaggaTCCGTTAAGGCTGATTACTCCGTTGTCTCCGATGCTGGTCATCACTTGTACCTTGACAACCCAGAGGAGTTCAAccaaaagcttgcaaaGTTTCTTAAGGTTGATCTGTAG
- the UBX4 gene encoding Ubx4p (weakly similar to uniprot|P54730 Saccharomyces cerevisiae YMR067C UBX4 UBX (ubiquitin regulatory X) domain-containing protein that interacts with Cdc48p), with protein MSLVSVVYKFSTYKAKAEPGCVLNEVLQKSVVHFKVESENKSWILTHHGKELPLTVPLRLLNLPKGAKLELNHCIEKAASEAKMFRVKFQVLGRGVEVVAVQQSDSIIKTIENICEKNSWTLDPQVLKLQCFSKVWNYEALVTASFAHLGILEDVAVRLTISNSVVPAKPSVEKTPSLVEYKKDHTPPQIAEKPLLHEVLAYVPNETPSTATKQNVADEDYEVSIGQFKSYQRTISKSAGSNELLTKRMREEQENAKKHVIDQCNIRVRFPDRACIDINFNPDETMNLVYEAIKRCLADRTVSFRLYYSHPHKEIEDSEAKLVADLGFGSKTLLVFETNHKGPYLKEELLQKAKTLADAQSAALQEQRGSRTNELGEETSHAQSNKVGESSVKSSAGLRMGQKPKWLKLGKK; from the coding sequence ATGTCATTAGTCAGTGTGGTGTACAAATTTAGCACCTATAAAGCCAAGGCAGAACCCGGTTGCGTGCTGAACGaagtgcttcaaaagagtGTTGTTCATTTTAAAGTGGAATCGGAGAATAAGTCATGGATCCTAACTCACCACGGCAAGGAATTGCCCCTAACTGTACCTCTGAGACTGTTGAATCTTCCCAAAGGCGCCAAACTGGAGCTGAACCATTGTATCGAGAAAGCAGCAAGCGAAGCGAAAATGTTTAGGGTTAAATTCCAAGTTTTGGGTAGAGGTGTGGAAGTTGTCGCAGTTCAGCAATCCGATAGTATCATTAAAACAATTGAAAACATCTGCGAGAAAAATAGTTGGACCCTTGACCCccaagttttgaaattgcAGTGTTTTTCGAAAGTTTGGAACTATGAAGCCCTTGTGACTGCCTCTTTCGCTCATCTCGGAATATTGGAAGATGTAGCTGTAAGACTGACCATATCGAACTCTGTTGTGCCTGCGAAACCCTCAGTGGAGAAAACACCTTCCCTAGTTGAATACAAAAAGGATCACACACCGCCCCAAATTGCTGAAAAGCCACTTCTGCATGAAGTCTTGGCGTATGTACCAAATGAGACGCCTTCGACAGCCACTAAACAGAATGTGGCGGATGAAGATTATGAAGTCTCAATAGGGCAGTTCAAGAGCTATCAAAGAACAATCTCGAAGAGCGCTGGTAGTAATGAACTGCTTACCAAACGCATGCGCGaggaacaagaaaatgcTAAAAAGCATGTTATAGACCAGTGCAATATAAGAGTTCGATTTCCAGACCGTGCTTGCATTGATATCAACTTCAATCCAGACGAGACCATGAATTTGGTCTATGAGGCCATAAAAAGGTGCTTAGCGGACAGAACCGTATCTTTTAGACTGTATTACTCTCACCCACACAAAGAGATTGAGGACAGTGAAGCAAAACTGGTCGCAGATTTAGGTTTTGGATCGAAAACACTCTTGGTTTTCGAAACTAATCATAAGGGACCATATCTAAAGGAAGAGCTTCTACAAAAAGCTAAGACTCTGGCAGATGCTCAAAGTGCCGCATTGCAAGAGCAACGTGGATCCCGAACGAACGAACTTGGTGAGGAAACAAGTCACGCACAAAGTAATAAGGTAGGGGAAAGTTCCGTCAAATCTTCTGCAGGGCTGCGAATGGGCCAGAAGCCCAAGTGGCTAAAGCTCGGAAAAAAATAG
- the AVO2 gene encoding Avo2p (similar to uniprot|Q04749 Saccharomyces cerevisiae YMR068W AVO2 Component of a complex containing the Tor2p kinase and other proteins which may have a role in regulation of cell growth): MLDDPGVRLRNAVMVGKLLIVKRILSRFPDLINVIDPSNGWSLLHYASYYGRYLTCVHLVQLGHGKSEVLRTFKGNTCVHLALLNGHEQTAHLLLQHFPYCLNMKGHKGLTPVQMTCLHDHHQCLSLLLSLGADISVRDDNGNTALHTCLMYGSESCMRMLVLEANMEDLESQKLGEWTPADLCQTFELAEAYQKALKEKQARAKLSKRPSYQFVASPLTIPQPFFENTGSPLLTSSPAVQSLTSSLPPLPQISTSRRTSVGSQNVWSPRTPIMCAHNTASVNTPSKKLTTKPSISSQMGSASSASLSHQESALSMNSGRNKPQEHFATPKFSRPSTANTPSMGKSISTTSITSSDNNTTKNSPLFHDTQTRPVLRAGSRSDSREASRDSVASQKHSMAPPKSAPISLLNIPISKLRNRD; this comes from the coding sequence ATGTTGGATGACCCCGGGGTTAGACTGCGAAATGCAGTAATGGTCGGGAAGCTGTTGATAGTGAAACGCATTCTTTCGCGTTTCCCAGACCTCATAAACGTCATAGACCCTAGTAACGGGTGGTCATTACTTCACTACGCATCCTACTACGGAAGGTATCTAACATGCGTACACTTGGTCCAACTGGGCCATGGTAAGAGCGAGGTACTGCGAACCTTCAAAGGTAACACATGCGTGCACTTAGCTCTATTAAATGGTCATGAACAAACTGCTCACCTTTTATTGCAGCACTTCCCGTACTGTCTGAACATGAAAGGCCACAAGGGTCTAACACCCGTACAGATGACATGTTTACACGACCATCACCAATGTTTGAGCCTTCTGCTTAGCCTCGGTGCAGATATTAGTGTACGTGATGATAACGGAAACACGGCATTGCATACCTGCCTTATGTATGGGAGCGAGAGCTGCATGAGAATGCTTGTGCTAGAAGCTAATATGGAGGACTTGGAGAGCCAAAAGCTTGGTGAATGGACGCCGGCAGACTTGTGTCAGACTTTTGAGTTAGCCGAAGCATATCAAAAGGCTTTAAAGGAGAAGCAGGCTCGCGCGAAATTGTCAAAGAGGCCTAGCTACCAGTTCGTAGCTTCGCCACTCACCATACCCCAGcccttctttgaaaatacAGGGTCGCCATTGCTCACCAGCTCCCCGGCAGTACAGTCTTTAACATCAAGCTTACCTCCTCTGCCGCAAATTTCCACCAGCCGAAGGACATCCGTTGGGAGCCAAAACGTATGGTCGCCCAGAACACCAATTATGTGCGCACACAATACAGCAAGCGTTAATACAccttccaagaaactgACAACCAAACCTTCAATAAGCAGCCAGATGGGCTCAGCGTCTTCCGCATCTCTCTCGCATCAGGAAAGCGCTTTGAGCATGAACAGTGGCAGGAATAAGCCGCAGGAACATTTCGCGACACCAAAGTTCTCACGACCTTCTACAGCCAATACGCCTTCAATGGGAAAGAGCATATCTACAACAAGTATCACAAGCAGTGACAACAACACAACAAAGAATTCACCTCTGTTTCATGATACCCAGACGCGACCAGTACTGAGGGCGGGTTCCCGAAGTGATTCGCGCGAGGCCTCCCGAGACTCAGTAGCATCACAAAAACATTCTATGGCACCACCGAAAAGCGCCCCGATCTCTCTTCTTAACATTCCAATATCAAAGCTACGGAACAGGGACTAA
- the SOV1 gene encoding Sov1p (weakly similar to uniprot|Q04748 Saccharomyces cerevisiae YMR066W SOV1 Synthesis Of Var (putative) involved in respiration) translates to MISCRDICVRARIGSQLRFYRKRLKPRYNHVPQVSSLQSELLQPRELRLQAHSPESVERDLRRLGFREIDESGPVDDMLVEYLESSKSPFKKSSKHLNSLKSTLVNNKSPNQDRMKALFDFLLKESEQEVRRLESMGPEQLQMLQTIHDSEKSEHSAKEISSERELEKAILRELMESSQDEEGRSLLPNTECLFRVLSDLNMNRLAKADIISVEQMVGAFEISKLLPAYKLRQRGILLSGHLIYSLGNVRMDPINESFYIESLVYYGFYKKALELFNTYREKVEKRWWFEMGMMVCLRANHIRQFDKLLEHSLKTFGSDYISPKVLRTAIRKKLYLRNYQCSEKLTKLLINVASAYGLKLSSQQQQNPQGIFFQSETQADLFLNEKEQVTEADFVAIIQYHLFRNREKPALALLAEFVKLPDVDKNLLSTALVHLKLHLLKSFDVLEKDMHSLLSGKDMKLLRQAFSNATRRFHVEAIQKKFDTVLFDSISDIASQPVLTQNIEQFVANTNKNLPRNPENIQDETVHSKKLHNLLKALLKSGKEDLAASLMKDANSYSSSVKESKLSLDEDDFSGINAHHYAVWIDHYSRKVQKAKNPREKYEYEAKIKEIVEKVNKGNVQYNSVLMTSLLTHFTVTANLDNCFNIINPLMDFRCSKTEESKGNRKLLSFFERREITKSLYFQIWKALILYFSRFENGLGTTEIRSNQKAWGYKISAERSKITVHPNYDFRTLFKLMVLEDNILPDRPFYHTILQAFIKVRDWAYIPAILRYMRHINGIEIDRKLQRYINGGLKLEYIAVERERLDSQKAEFSGVEKFTTPVVNTARRNVENRIKKGDILGETSTDYSLQVEQNILNFLRSYRSHEMERVQQAFEEVGIEVINT, encoded by the coding sequence ATGATTTCATGTCGCGACATTTGCGTGCGAGCGCGCATCGGCTCACAGTTACGCTTCTACCGCAAGCGGCTAAAACCCCGGTACAACCATGTTCCACAGGTTAGTTCGTTACAAAGCGAGCTTCTACAGCCCAGGGAACTTAGGCTTCAAGCACACTCTCCTGAGTCAGTGGAAAGGGATTTGAGAAGGTTAGGATTTCGGGAGATTGATGAATCGGGGCCTGTTGATGATATGCTGGTTGAGTACTTGGAGTCTTCAAAGTCACCATTTAAGAAATCATCGAAGCATCTAAACTCATTGAAGAGCACTCTAGTCAATAACAAAAGCCCAAATCAAGACCGCATGAAGGCACTTTTCGATTTCTTACTGAAAGAGTCGGAGCAGGAGGTTAGGAGGCTCGAGAGCATGGGGCCTGAGCAGCTGCAAATGCTTCAGACGATACACGACTCCGAGAAGTCGGAGCATTCCGCCAAAGAAATTAGCTCAGAGCGGGAGCTAGAAAAAGCTATCTTACGTGAGCTGATGGAAAGTTCgcaagatgaagaaggccgCTCACTTTTGCCGAATACAGAGTGCTTGTTTCGCGTCTTATCAGATCTCAATATGAATAGACTCGCTAAGGCTGACATTATATCTGTAGAACAGATGGTTGGTGCTTTTGAGATTTCCAaacttcttcctgcttACAAGCTTCGACAGAGGGGCATTCTACTTTCCGGACATTTGATTTACTCGCTAGGTAATGTCAGGATGGATCCGATCAATGAATCCTTTTATATAGAATCCTTAGTTTACTATGGATTCTATAAAAAGGCTTTGGAACTCTTCAATACCTACCGcgaaaaggttgaaaaaAGATGGTGGTTTGAAATGGGAATGATGGTATGCCTGAGAGCAAACCACATACGACAATTCGACAAGTTGCTTGAGCATTCACTTAAAACTTTTGGCAGTGATTATATTAGCCCCAAAGTCCTGCGAACAGCCATCCGCAAGAAACTGTACTTAAGGAATTACCAATGTTCTGAAAAGCTAACAAAGCTGTTGATCAATGTGGCTTCAGCATATGGTCTGAAGCTATCTtctcaacagcagcaaaaccCCCAgggaattttttttcaaagtgaGACGCAAGCGGACTTGTTTTTAAAtgagaaagaacaagtcaCTGAGGCAGACTTTGTAGCGATAATACAGTATCACCTCTTCCGAAATAGAGAAAAACCTGCACTAGCATTGCTTGCAGAATTCGTCAAGCTCCCCGATGTCGATAAAAATCTTCTTTCAACCGCTTTAGTTCATCTAAAGTTACATCTACTTAAAAGCTTCGACGTGCTCGAAAAAGACATGCATTCATTGCTATCTGGCAAGGACATGAAGTTACTGCGCCAAGCGTTTTCCAATGCTACACGCCGCTTTCATGTGGAGGCTATACAAAAGAAGTTTGATACCGTTTTGTTTGACAGTATTTCGGATATCGCATCTCAACCTGTTTTGACCCAAAATATTGAACAATTTGTTGCAAATACCAATAAGAATCTCCCGCGAAACCCTGAGAATATACAAGATGAAACTGTTCactccaagaagcttcatAATTTGCTGAAagctcttttgaaaagtggAAAAGAGGATCTAGCTGCTTCTCTGATGAAGGACGCCAATTCATACTCGTCAAGCGTTAAAGAATCAAAACTTTctcttgatgaagatgatTTTTCTGGAATCAATGCTCATCATTATGCAGTTTGGATCGATCACTACAgtagaaaagttcaaaaggccaagaaTCCTCGGGAGAAATATGAGTACGAAGCAAAGATTAAGGAGATAGTAGAAAAAGTGAACAAAGGCAACGTTCAGTATAACTCGGTTCTAATGACTTCTCTTCTTACTCACTTTACAGTTACCGCCAACTTAGACAATTGCTTCAATATCATAAATCCACTGATGGATTTTagatgctcaaaaacagaAGAATCGAAAGGAAAtagaaagcttctttcgTTTTTTGAACGCCGTGAAATCACGAAGTCCTtgtattttcaaatttggaAAGCTCTTATACTGTACTTCTCACGGTTTGAAAACGGCCTGGGTACGACTGAAATTAGATCAAACCAAAAGGCGTGGGGGTACAAAATCTCAGCAGAGAGATCTAAAATCACTGTTCATCCTAATTATGATTTCAGGACACTTTTCAAACTGATGGTACTTGAAGACAATATTCTTCCTGATAGGCCTTTTTACCATACAATTTTACAAGCATTCATCAAGGTCCGCGATTGGGCATACATTCCTGCAATCCTTAGATACATGCGGCACATAAACGGTATCGAAATCGACCGTAAATTACAGAGGTATATTAACGGTGGCCTGAAATTGGAGTATATTGCGGTGGAGCGTGAACGGCTCGATAGTCAGAAGGCTGAATTTTCAGGCGTAGAGAAGTTCACAACCCCGGTTGTCAACACTGCAAGGAGAAACGTAGAAAACCGCATCAAGAAGGGTGATATTCTGGGTGAAACAAGCACAGACTACAGCCTTCAAGTCGAACAAAATATCCTGAACTTCCTAAGAAGTTATAGAAGCCATGAAATGGAACGCGTCCAACAAGCATTCGAGGAAGTTGGTATCGAAGTCATCAATACATGA